The Prochlorococcus marinus str. MIT 1214 sequence TGCACAAAAACAAATCAAAAGTTTTGATGAAATAAATCAAAATAAATGCACAACAATCAAGAAAACTAATAATTGGGATCTTTATACATGTAATAATTAAATAAAATTTGATTATTCACATATTTTTCACTTCTTCTGCTTTTATTTGTAAGAATAACTAAATGATTTAGGGTGTTCTGAAAAAGTGTATTGCATTGAGCTTACTATTAAATTAAGTCCTATCCCTTTGGTAGTACAAAGAAAAGAGCATGGAGATGCTAAGAGACTTTACTCTGAAGTAATAGATTGTGTTCAAAAAGGTAATCCAAGGCTAATAGAATTGACTTGTGAAAAAGTTGAAGATAAGAGAGTCACGGTTGTTGTTAGCGAGATTTCAGCAGTACAGATTTATGAAAAAACAAGTAGTGGCACTAGCAAACGGCCTGGATTCTCACTGCAGAAATAAGAAAAAATTGGAGTGAATTAATTTTGGAACGAAGCGGGTCTGACTATTTGGAATTCGATCAAGTTTCTTTTTCTTGGCCCAATGGAAACGACGTTCTTCATCAATGCTCTTTCTCAATTATAAAACCTGGTTTATGGATGCTTGTGGGAGAAAATGGTAGTGGCAAAAGCACTTTGTTTCGTTTAATTAACGGAGTAATTCGTCCTAAAAGTGGGAAAATTTTCTGTTCTTTTAGACCATCAATGGTTTATCAAAATCCAGACCATCAATTGCTTATGCCAACATGTAAAAGTGAGTTGATGCTTAGTATTCCTAAAACTGTTCCCCACAGAAAACTATTCGATTTGATTCAGTCCGCCCTTGAAAAAGTGGACTTAGGCGAAATGTTGGACAGACCTATTCATACTCTAAGTGGTGGGCAAAAGCAGCGTTTAGCTCTTGCTGGAGCTATTGTCAGCAATTCAAATTTACTTTTACTTGATGAGCCG is a genomic window containing:
- a CDS encoding ABC transporter ATP-binding protein codes for the protein MERSGSDYLEFDQVSFSWPNGNDVLHQCSFSIIKPGLWMLVGENGSGKSTLFRLINGVIRPKSGKIFCSFRPSMVYQNPDHQLLMPTCKSELMLSIPKTVPHRKLFDLIQSALEKVDLGEMLDRPIHTLSGGQKQRLALAGAIVSNSNLLLLDEPTALLDPQSQNSVLKVVKKLTSSSADPITAIWITHRLEELYFCDGAAIIKNGCISNWNSGSKVFQELKSLALR